Proteins found in one Syntrophorhabdaceae bacterium genomic segment:
- the map gene encoding type I methionyl aminopeptidase: protein MIFLKTSEEIEKMRVASGKAMEMLLYLKDFVKAGVKTLELETVCEEKIKKAGNVKAAFKGYNGFPYCLCVSINDEVVHGMPSERQLRENDIVSIDFGLLYEGYYGDVAMTYAVGGISKAARKLLEVTEKALHCGISEAREGNRLHDISHAIQEHVEGEKFSVVREFVGHGIGRSLHEEPQLPNYGVKGTGLRLKAGMVFAIEPMVNMGESGVYIKQNGWTAATKDGSLSAHFEHTVAVTGNGPVILSRA, encoded by the coding sequence ATGATCTTTCTGAAAACTAGTGAAGAAATCGAGAAGATGCGCGTCGCCAGCGGGAAGGCGATGGAAATGCTTCTCTATCTGAAAGATTTTGTGAAGGCAGGCGTAAAGACGCTGGAGCTGGAAACGGTATGCGAGGAAAAGATAAAAAAGGCTGGGAATGTAAAGGCGGCTTTTAAGGGGTACAACGGGTTTCCTTATTGCCTGTGCGTATCCATAAATGATGAGGTTGTGCATGGCATGCCCTCTGAACGGCAGTTGAGAGAGAACGATATTGTGAGCATTGATTTTGGCCTTCTTTATGAAGGATATTATGGAGACGTTGCAATGACCTACGCTGTGGGGGGTATCTCAAAGGCCGCCCGGAAACTCCTCGAGGTGACGGAAAAGGCCCTGCATTGCGGTATCTCCGAAGCCCGGGAAGGCAACAGGCTGCACGACATCTCCCACGCCATACAGGAACATGTCGAGGGAGAGAAGTTTTCCGTTGTGAGAGAGTTTGTTGGTCACGGGATAGGACGAAGCCTTCATGAAGAACCTCAGCTGCCCAATTACGGAGTAAAGGGGACGGGCCTCAGGCTGAAGGCTGGCATGGTCTTCGCGATAGAGCCGATGGTGAATATGGGAGAGAGCGGAGTATACATCAAACAGAACGGTTGGACCGCCGCCACGAAGGATGGGAGCCTGTCAGCTCATTTTGAACACACCGTTGCCGTTACCGGCAACGGTCCCGTGATATTGAGTCGGGCATAG
- the secY gene encoding preprotein translocase subunit SecY, translated as MGGFQNIGKIPELKRRILWTLGLLAVYRVGIHIPTPGIDGNVLAGIFEQAKGTLLGFFDMFAGGGLERLSIFALGIMPYISASIILQLLTVVIPTLEKLSKEGEAGRRKITQYTRYGTIVISIIQGLFIAIGLEQMRGAGGEAVVFNPGWSFRLMTMITLTGGTSFIMWLGEQITEKGIGNGISLIIFAGIVARMPNAIAGTLGLVNTGELNWFVVIILVAMMFAVVAFIIFMETSQRRIPVQYAKRVVGRKMMGGQATHLPLKVNTAGVIPPIFASSIIMFPATISNFITHPYAKKVAELFTPGSALHEVFYVGFIIFFCYFYTAIVFNPDNVADNMKKYGGYIPGIRPGKRTSEYIDRVLTRVTFIGAIYVSFVCVLPTMLVKQFNVPFYFGGTALLIVVGVALDTVQQIESHLILRHYDGLVKKSQRIKGRR; from the coding sequence ATGGGAGGTTTCCAAAATATTGGAAAGATCCCCGAGTTGAAACGCCGGATCCTATGGACCCTCGGGTTGCTTGCAGTGTACCGGGTCGGCATCCACATACCTACACCGGGTATCGACGGAAATGTTCTCGCGGGCATCTTTGAACAGGCCAAGGGAACTCTGCTCGGATTTTTCGATATGTTTGCCGGCGGCGGGTTGGAGAGGCTCTCCATCTTTGCCCTCGGGATCATGCCTTATATATCGGCGTCGATCATACTGCAGCTCCTGACCGTCGTCATACCCACCCTCGAGAAGCTCTCGAAGGAAGGCGAGGCGGGACGAAGGAAGATCACCCAGTATACACGGTACGGCACGATCGTCATTAGTATCATTCAGGGGCTTTTTATTGCCATAGGTCTGGAACAGATGCGTGGAGCCGGCGGGGAGGCCGTTGTTTTCAACCCCGGATGGAGCTTCAGGCTGATGACGATGATCACGCTGACGGGCGGCACATCCTTCATTATGTGGCTCGGGGAGCAGATCACAGAGAAGGGCATAGGCAACGGGATCTCCCTTATCATTTTTGCCGGCATCGTGGCGCGTATGCCGAATGCAATTGCCGGAACGTTGGGTCTCGTGAATACCGGTGAGCTTAACTGGTTCGTGGTGATTATTCTTGTGGCGATGATGTTTGCTGTCGTCGCCTTCATAATATTCATGGAGACCTCGCAGCGAAGGATCCCCGTGCAATATGCAAAGCGGGTCGTCGGACGAAAGATGATGGGCGGTCAGGCGACGCACCTGCCGCTGAAGGTCAACACGGCAGGCGTGATTCCGCCGATCTTCGCCTCATCGATTATCATGTTCCCTGCGACGATCTCGAACTTCATCACCCACCCGTATGCGAAGAAGGTCGCTGAGCTGTTCACGCCAGGGTCGGCGCTCCACGAGGTCTTCTACGTGGGCTTTATCATCTTCTTCTGTTATTTTTACACCGCCATTGTTTTCAATCCCGATAACGTGGCGGACAACATGAAGAAGTACGGCGGTTACATTCCGGGCATCAGGCCCGGGAAGCGGACCTCGGAGTACATTGACAGGGTTCTCACCCGTGTGACCTTCATAGGGGCGATATATGTCTCCTTTGTGTGTGTACTGCCGACCATGCTGGTGAAACAGTTCAATGTGCCCTTCTATTTCGGCGGCACGGCCCTTCTTATTGTCGTCGGCGTTGCCCTGGATACTGTTCAGCAGATAGAATCCCATCTCATTCTGAGACACTACGATGGACTGGTGAAGAAGTCGCAGCGGATAAAGGGACGGCGATAG
- the rplO gene encoding 50S ribosomal protein L15 encodes MKLSDLKPVPGSKKSRKRVGRGTGSGLGTTAGYGNKGQRATSGGTKGKSFEGGQLPLTRRIPKRGFKNPFRKEYCVINIGDLEVFKGMEKVGIEDILRSGCIKKIKDGIKLLAVGDIDFPIKISVHKASQKAIEKIRAKGGDVEVLV; translated from the coding sequence TTGAAACTATCAGATCTTAAACCAGTCCCTGGATCAAAGAAGAGCCGCAAGCGCGTCGGCCGGGGAACCGGATCGGGGCTCGGAACAACCGCGGGTTATGGCAACAAGGGCCAGCGGGCAACGAGCGGCGGAACGAAGGGAAAGAGCTTTGAGGGCGGGCAGTTGCCGCTTACCAGACGGATTCCCAAGAGAGGCTTCAAGAATCCCTTTCGCAAGGAATACTGCGTCATCAATATCGGCGACCTCGAGGTCTTCAAAGGCATGGAAAAGGTCGGCATTGAAGACATCCTGAGATCAGGCTGCATTAAGAAGATAAAAGACGGGATCAAGCTTCTTGCCGTGGGAGACATAGATTTCCCCATAAAAATATCGGTTCACAAGGCATCACAGAAGGCCATAGAGAAGATACGGGCCAAGGGTGGTGACGTGGAGGTACTCGTTTAA
- the rpmD gene encoding 50S ribosomal protein L30 — protein MSHLKIKWTKSFIGCPEDQRATVRSLGFKRLYQEKTVKNTPEIRGMVKKVIHLVTVLEDAR, from the coding sequence ATGAGCCACCTCAAAATAAAATGGACGAAGAGCTTCATCGGGTGTCCCGAGGACCAGAGGGCCACGGTCAGGAGCCTCGGTTTCAAAAGGCTGTACCAGGAAAAGACGGTCAAGAACACGCCGGAGATCAGAGGTATGGTAAAAAAGGTGATTCACCTTGTTACAGTATTGGAGGACGCTCGTTGA
- the rpsE gene encoding 30S ribosomal protein S5 has protein sequence MDAGDLELQDRLVYINRVAKVVKGGRRFSFSAIVVVGDGNGKVGFGLGKANEVPDAIRKAVERAKKSLIEVPVDKGTIPHEIMAKFGTSQVFMKPAREGTGVIAGRAVRAVVEVAGITNILTKCYGSRNYHNVVKATIRGLSLLKSPEVALRQRGKLKVEEG, from the coding sequence ATAGACGCAGGCGATCTCGAGTTGCAGGACAGGCTTGTTTACATTAACCGTGTCGCGAAGGTTGTCAAGGGTGGCCGCAGGTTCTCTTTCAGTGCCATTGTTGTTGTCGGCGACGGTAATGGAAAGGTCGGTTTCGGACTGGGCAAGGCCAACGAAGTCCCTGATGCAATACGAAAAGCCGTTGAAAGGGCGAAAAAGAGCCTTATAGAAGTTCCCGTGGACAAAGGGACCATCCCTCACGAGATCATGGCAAAGTTCGGAACGAGCCAGGTGTTCATGAAACCTGCACGGGAAGGCACCGGCGTTATCGCCGGCCGCGCCGTCCGGGCCGTGGTCGAGGTGGCGGGGATCACGAATATCCTTACGAAGTGTTATGGCTCCAGGAACTATCATAATGTGGTGAAGGCAACGATCAGAGGCCTTTCCCTGTTGAAGTCGCCCGAAGTGGCATTGAGACAGAGAGGCAAATTGAAAGTCGAGGAGGGGTAG
- the rplR gene encoding 50S ribosomal protein L18: MHRKDKVEARQRRKRRIRKKIQGTQNKPRLTVFKSIKQIYAQLVDDTQQRVLTGVSTLNKEVQAGLKSGGNSDAAKKVGEAIGKKALGLGITEVVFDRNGFKYHGRIKALADGAREAGLKF; this comes from the coding sequence ATGCACAGAAAGGACAAAGTCGAAGCCCGGCAGAGACGTAAACGGAGAATAAGGAAGAAGATCCAGGGCACCCAGAATAAACCGAGACTTACGGTGTTCAAGAGTATCAAGCAGATCTATGCACAGCTGGTGGACGATACCCAGCAGCGGGTCCTCACCGGGGTTTCAACGCTCAATAAAGAAGTGCAGGCCGGGTTGAAGAGCGGCGGCAACAGTGATGCCGCAAAAAAGGTCGGTGAAGCGATCGGCAAGAAGGCCCTTGGGCTTGGTATCACCGAGGTCGTTTTCGATCGCAATGGCTTCAAGTACCACGGAAGGATCAAGGCACTCGCCGACGGAGCGCGTGAAGCCGGGCTAAAATTTTAA
- the rplF gene encoding 50S ribosomal protein L6 has product MSRIGKKPIILPQGTKLELKEGEVFVTGPKGSLKRPFLKGLTLGIDGSIVTVSRESEEKTIRGYHGLMRTLIANMVDGVSKGFEKKLEIIGIGYRAEFQPGSFTFYLGYSHPIVFTLPEGITGGLEKQTQVSIQGIDKELVGQVAAKIRALRKPDAYKNKGIKYADEVLRKKAGKSGK; this is encoded by the coding sequence ATGTCGAGGATAGGGAAAAAACCAATAATACTCCCGCAGGGAACTAAACTGGAACTTAAAGAGGGCGAGGTTTTCGTGACTGGCCCCAAGGGTTCACTGAAAAGGCCGTTCCTGAAAGGATTGACGCTGGGCATCGACGGCAGCATCGTAACGGTGTCCCGCGAAAGCGAAGAAAAGACCATCAGAGGCTACCATGGGCTGATGAGGACACTCATTGCCAACATGGTGGACGGAGTGTCGAAGGGATTCGAGAAGAAGCTTGAGATCATCGGGATAGGGTATCGGGCGGAGTTCCAGCCCGGCAGCTTTACCTTCTATCTCGGTTATTCACATCCCATCGTCTTTACCCTTCCGGAAGGCATCACCGGCGGGCTTGAAAAACAGACGCAGGTTTCGATCCAGGGGATAGACAAAGAACTGGTGGGACAGGTAGCCGCAAAGATACGCGCCTTGAGAAAACCCGATGCTTATAAGAACAAGGGCATCAAGTACGCCGATGAAGTCCTGAGAAAGAAAGCAGGCAAGAGCGGGAAATAA
- the rpsH gene encoding 30S ribosomal protein S8, which translates to MGMVDPIADMMTRIRNAITARHETVDIPYSNIKFSISKILKEEGYVRNYKTFVDEGRKKFLKVYISYDENSSSVITGLKTISKPGRRVYAKVSEMPKLRNRTGIVVISTSKGLMTDRNAMKNKVGGEPLLVVW; encoded by the coding sequence ATGGGTATGGTTGATCCAATAGCAGACATGATGACGAGAATCCGCAACGCCATCACGGCGCGTCATGAAACGGTAGACATTCCGTATTCAAACATCAAATTCTCCATTTCCAAGATTCTCAAGGAAGAAGGTTATGTGAGAAACTATAAGACTTTTGTTGATGAAGGCAGGAAGAAGTTCCTCAAGGTCTACATCAGCTACGATGAGAACTCCAGCAGCGTCATTACCGGTCTCAAGACGATCAGCAAACCGGGAAGGCGCGTCTATGCGAAGGTCTCCGAGATGCCGAAGCTCCGCAACAGGACGGGCATCGTTGTTATCTCCACGTCGAAGGGTCTTATGACGGACAGGAATGCGATGAAGAACAAGGTTGGGGGCGAGCCCCTCCTCGTGGTCTGGTGA
- a CDS encoding type Z 30S ribosomal protein S14: MARKAMIEKTKRAPKFKVRVRNRCAVCGRPRAFIRKFQMCRVCFRSYSLRGEVPGVLKSSW, encoded by the coding sequence ATGGCAAGAAAAGCAATGATAGAAAAGACGAAGAGGGCGCCGAAGTTCAAGGTGCGCGTGCGTAACAGATGCGCTGTCTGCGGCAGGCCGAGAGCCTTTATCAGGAAGTTCCAGATGTGCAGGGTCTGCTTTAGGTCCTATTCCCTGAGGGGCGAGGTCCCCGGCGTTTTAAAATCAAGCTGGTGA
- the rplE gene encoding 50S ribosomal protein L5, protein MNTYREFYEKEVKSALVRRFQYENIMEVPKIVKITVNIGLGEALQNIKALDAASGDVKLITGQKPVITKAKKSIASFKLREGMSVGCMVTLRRERMYEFYRKLVTIVLPRVRDFKGVSPKSFDGRGNYTLGLKEQIIFPEIEYDKIDKTRGMNITITTTAKTDEEGHELLKLMGMPFRR, encoded by the coding sequence TTGAATACTTATAGAGAGTTTTACGAAAAGGAAGTGAAATCGGCTCTTGTGAGACGGTTTCAGTATGAGAATATCATGGAAGTGCCCAAGATCGTAAAGATCACCGTGAATATCGGTCTCGGCGAGGCGCTGCAGAATATCAAGGCCCTCGATGCAGCTTCGGGCGATGTCAAGCTGATCACCGGTCAGAAACCGGTCATCACGAAGGCGAAGAAATCCATCGCTTCTTTCAAGCTCCGCGAAGGGATGTCCGTGGGTTGTATGGTGACTCTGCGCAGGGAGAGGATGTATGAATTCTATCGCAAGCTGGTGACCATCGTACTTCCCAGGGTGAGAGACTTCAAGGGGGTCTCCCCTAAGTCCTTCGATGGCCGGGGTAATTACACCCTTGGATTGAAAGAGCAGATCATTTTCCCCGAGATCGAGTACGACAAGATCGACAAGACCAGGGGAATGAACATAACGATTACAACAACGGCGAAGACGGATGAAGAAGGCCATGAGCTTTTGAAACTCATGGGTATGCCTTTCAGGCGTTGA
- the rplX gene encoding 50S ribosomal protein L24, with amino-acid sequence MEKVYHVKKNDLVMVTTGKDKGKTGKVLRINYKKDRLIVEKVNMVKKHVKPSQKAKGGIMEMESSIHVSNVMIYCEKCSKPVRTGKKILEDGKKVRFCKKCDEVIDK; translated from the coding sequence ATGGAAAAGGTTTATCACGTAAAGAAGAATGACCTGGTAATGGTGACGACCGGAAAGGACAAGGGAAAGACCGGGAAGGTCCTCAGGATCAACTACAAGAAGGACCGGCTGATCGTCGAGAAAGTCAACATGGTGAAGAAGCACGTGAAACCGAGCCAGAAGGCGAAGGGCGGCATCATGGAAATGGAGAGCTCGATCCATGTTTCAAACGTCATGATCTACTGCGAGAAATGTTCAAAGCCCGTCCGTACAGGAAAAAAGATCCTTGAAGACGGCAAGAAGGTGCGTTTCTGCAAGAAGTGCGACGAGGTCATCGATAAGTAA
- the rplN gene encoding 50S ribosomal protein L14: MIQERSKLEVADNSGAKKLGCIKVLGGSRKRYGTVGDIIVASVKEVIPNSKVKKGEVVKAVIVRTKKEIRRNDGSYVKFDDNSAVIINQYNEPVGTRIFGPVARELRAKRFMKIVSLAPEVV; the protein is encoded by the coding sequence ATGATTCAGGAGAGATCTAAACTCGAGGTGGCCGACAATTCCGGTGCGAAGAAGCTCGGGTGCATCAAGGTGCTCGGCGGGTCAAGAAAACGCTATGGAACAGTGGGGGACATCATAGTAGCATCCGTGAAAGAGGTGATTCCCAACTCGAAGGTGAAAAAAGGCGAGGTGGTCAAGGCCGTTATCGTCAGGACAAAGAAGGAGATACGCAGGAATGATGGTTCCTACGTGAAGTTCGACGACAATTCTGCGGTCATCATAAATCAGTATAACGAGCCGGTGGGTACGCGCATCTTTGGACCCGTGGCGAGAGAGCTCCGGGCCAAAAGATTCATGAAGATCGTGTCCCTGGCGCCCGAGGTTGTGTGA
- the rpsQ gene encoding 30S ribosomal protein S17 — protein sequence MEAKREINKRKMVGRVIKDKMDKTVVVEVEKFLKHPKYHKFIKRKLRYKAHDENNSSKTGDRVLIVETRPLSKDKRWLVKEVVRHEELFLVKNEVAHDSGEI from the coding sequence ATGGAAGCGAAACGTGAAATAAACAAGAGAAAGATGGTCGGCAGGGTCATCAAGGACAAGATGGACAAAACGGTTGTTGTAGAGGTCGAGAAGTTCCTCAAACACCCGAAGTACCACAAGTTTATTAAGAGGAAACTGAGATACAAAGCACACGACGAGAATAATTCCAGCAAGACGGGTGACCGGGTCTTGATTGTCGAGACGAGGCCTCTGAGCAAGGACAAGCGCTGGCTCGTGAAAGAGGTTGTCAGGCACGAGGAACTTTTCTTGGTCAAGAACGAGGTGGCGCATGATTCAGGAGAGATCTAA
- the rpmC gene encoding 50S ribosomal protein L29 — translation MKAKELKELTKEELERRKKDLKEELFNLRFQHSTGQLENTARMNTLKKDVARIETVLSEKE, via the coding sequence ATGAAAGCGAAAGAACTGAAGGAACTGACGAAAGAGGAGCTGGAAAGAAGGAAGAAGGATCTCAAGGAAGAGTTGTTCAACCTGAGATTTCAGCATTCTACGGGGCAGCTTGAGAATACGGCACGAATGAATACGCTGAAGAAGGACGTCGCCAGGATAGAAACCGTCTTGAGCGAGAAGGAATAA
- the rplP gene encoding 50S ribosomal protein L16: MLAPKRVRYRKVMKGTLKGVAHRGNVVSFGDFGLQATEGGWITSRQIEAARIALTRYVKRTGKVWIRIFPDKPITKKPAETRMGKGKGPNEGWVAVVKPGRVLYEITGVPEEKAREALRIASFKLPIGTKFIARSEEQ; the protein is encoded by the coding sequence ATGCTTGCACCAAAAAGGGTAAGATATAGAAAAGTTATGAAAGGTACCCTTAAGGGCGTCGCGCATCGGGGGAACGTGGTCAGCTTCGGCGACTTCGGGCTCCAGGCCACGGAAGGCGGATGGATCACATCCCGGCAGATCGAAGCGGCCCGTATCGCCCTTACGAGATATGTCAAGAGGACAGGCAAGGTCTGGATCAGGATATTTCCCGATAAGCCCATAACGAAGAAACCTGCGGAGACAAGGATGGGCAAGGGAAAAGGACCGAATGAAGGTTGGGTTGCCGTCGTGAAGCCTGGCAGGGTCTTATACGAGATCACCGGTGTTCCCGAAGAGAAGGCGCGCGAGGCCCTCAGAATTGCTTCCTTCAAGCTCCCTATCGGTACCAAGTTCATTGCACGAAGTGAGGAACAATGA
- the rpsC gene encoding 30S ribosomal protein S3, whose product MGQKVNPFGFRLGVIKTWDSKWFASRNYAKFLHEDLIIKKFLKKKLYQAGISKIEIERAANKDKRAKINIHTSRPGLVIGRKGAEVENLKRELQRITDKEVILNITEVKRPETDAQLVAENVALQIERRVSFRRAMKKNVQQALKFGAKGIKAMCAGRLGGAEMARTEWYREGRVPLQTIRADIDYGCAVASTKYGVIGIKVWIFKGEVFQEAR is encoded by the coding sequence ATGGGTCAGAAGGTAAACCCCTTCGGTTTCAGGCTCGGGGTCATCAAGACTTGGGATTCTAAATGGTTCGCGTCGCGCAACTACGCGAAGTTTCTTCACGAGGACCTGATCATCAAGAAGTTTCTGAAAAAGAAACTCTATCAGGCCGGCATCTCGAAGATTGAGATAGAGCGTGCTGCAAACAAGGACAAACGTGCGAAGATAAACATCCATACATCGAGACCGGGTCTCGTGATAGGACGCAAGGGCGCCGAGGTTGAAAACCTGAAGCGCGAATTGCAGCGGATCACGGACAAAGAGGTGATCCTCAACATCACCGAGGTGAAACGGCCTGAGACGGATGCGCAGCTTGTTGCTGAAAACGTGGCGTTGCAGATCGAGCGCAGGGTTTCATTCAGACGGGCTATGAAGAAGAACGTCCAGCAGGCGCTGAAGTTCGGTGCCAAGGGCATAAAGGCAATGTGCGCCGGCAGGCTTGGCGGCGCAGAGATGGCGCGGACCGAATGGTATCGTGAAGGCAGGGTGCCCCTGCAGACCATTCGGGCCGATATCGACTATGGCTGTGCAGTCGCGTCCACAAAGTATGGCGTGATTGGTATAAAGGTTTGGATATTTAAAGGAGAAGTATTTCAGGAGGCTCGGTAA
- the rplV gene encoding 50S ribosomal protein L22 — MEITAKTRMIRVSPRKVRIVADLIRQKNVNDASGLLTYMPQKGAFILKKLLDSAIANARQKKYVDIDNLYIKTIMVDGGPVLKRFMPRAMGRATKIRKRLSHITLILDEA, encoded by the coding sequence ATGGAAATCACGGCGAAAACTCGAATGATTCGTGTATCACCCCGGAAGGTGCGCATCGTCGCTGACCTGATCAGGCAAAAGAACGTCAACGATGCTTCAGGGCTTTTAACTTATATGCCGCAGAAGGGCGCCTTCATATTGAAGAAGCTTCTCGACAGCGCGATAGCCAATGCCCGGCAAAAGAAATACGTCGACATCGATAACCTGTACATCAAGACTATCATGGTGGACGGCGGCCCCGTCCTGAAGCGCTTCATGCCTCGGGCGATGGGGCGCGCAACGAAAATACGCAAGAGATTAAGCCATATAACGCTCATCCTGGATGAAGCATAG
- the rpsS gene encoding 30S ribosomal protein S19, whose amino-acid sequence MARSVKKGPFLEDKLAKKVDEAREIKGSKVIKTWSRRSTITPDFVGLTFAVHNGKKFIPVFVTEEMVGHKLGEFSPTRTFHSHSGDRKSKVAKKKD is encoded by the coding sequence GTGGCACGTTCCGTCAAGAAAGGGCCATTTTTAGAGGACAAGTTGGCGAAGAAGGTCGACGAGGCGAGGGAGATCAAGGGTTCTAAAGTGATCAAGACATGGTCGCGGCGGTCCACGATCACCCCCGATTTTGTGGGGCTTACCTTCGCGGTTCACAACGGCAAGAAGTTCATACCGGTTTTCGTGACTGAAGAAATGGTTGGCCACAAGCTGGGTGAGTTCTCACCGACACGGACTTTCCACAGTCATTCCGGCGATAGAAAGTCGAAAGTGGCGAAGAAAAAGGATTAA